The sequence GATGGTACAGGAGAATACACCATCATTCTTAATGCCAGCAAGAGCAAAACAAGATTAGCTTCAATCTCCAAGATGGAAACCATCAATGGGAAAAAAGTTCCCAAAAAAGCTGAAATTGAAAACAAAATCAATGAAGCGGCTAAGATTTTTAAAGGAACTCCGGGAATCAGCAATGTAAAAACGTCCGTGGATTTTGATAATTATATCATCAAATTGAGCTGTAATTTCAAAAAAATTGAAAACATTAATGCAGGGCTGGAAAAGCTAAAAGCTCAGAAAATATTGGGCAAAATGGTTCCAACACAAGTCTACAGCCAGAATCTTGAGAAAAAGACATTGACAAGAAATAAAGTCAATACCTTCAAAGAAGATTATGATAAGATGAGTAAGGCAGATAAAGAAGTTTTTAATGATGCGCGATACACTTCCATCATGCAATTCGAAAATGCCGTGAAATCACAAACAAACAATACTTATGTGCTTTCTCCTAACAAAAAAGCACTTAAACTAGACGCTGATATTCTGGATTTGATTCTTCAGAAAAAACAAATACAAAACACAATTCTTTTTCAATAAATTTCTAAACTATAGTCATGAAATCTATCTTATTAAAAACGCAAAAAATTATTTTTATACTTTTTGGCTTTACATTGGTTTTTGCTCAAAACAGCATGAAAATTCCGTCTGATGCTGTATTTTATATGGAAGTCAACGGAAAACAGCTTAATAATAAAATAAACTGGGATAAACTGAATCCTTTGCTGCATGAACTGAGCAAGAAGAGTAAAGAAAAACCTTCATGGACAGATTATTCCAAAACAGGAATCAAATACGATGCTGTTCAGTATCACTATGCAAGTTTTAATGATTCTATTAAGACTTACAATACTCATTTTATCATTGATAATAACGAAAAATTCCAGGATTTTGTCAATTCTATGAAGAAAAAGGGACAGGAAGTTTTCAAGAAAAAGAACTATTCTTATGTAGATATTGATGATGATATCTTTGTTGCCTGGAATGAAAGTAGAGCCGTTCTGAGCATGATAAGTTATACCAAACCTTACAAAGATTTGTGGGCTGCAGAAGCCGTTGCAGACAGTACTGCTGTTGCCGTTGATGCTGTTGCCGTTGATTCTGTTGCTGTAGATGCCACTACAGATGGTGTTTATACTGATGAACCGGAAAAACCTTTTAATTATAAAGAGGAAATTAAAAGTCTGAAGGAAGATATTAAGTATCTGAAAGAAAGTATTAAAGACAATAACAACGAGATCGCAAGAATTCAGAAAGATATTAAATACCTGCAAAAGCATCATCAATATCCCAAAGAAAAAGAAAGTGCAGAGAATCCTGAAAACGGAGACGAGATGCCTAACGAAGCTTATGATGAGGAGTATGAAAAAGCCTATCAGAAAGAACAGGATTCTATCCGCAAAGAAAATTTCAAAGTTGTTCAAAAGAATGCTGAGGACAGGTTTGATCTATATTTCAGTTCAAATTTAAACATTGAAGTTCCTAAAGAAATGCTTTCGTTCAGAGATGCTAATTCTGATGTTTTTGTTTACACAGATTACGGAAGAATTGTAAATGAAGGAATCTATGGCAAGATGACGAAGTATTATAGTTATGGACAGTTCTTCAAAAATATGTACAATTCTAACTATGCCTACAACTTATATTTTGATAAAGACAAAGTAAGGCTGGTTAATAATTATCAGCACAAAAATACTGAGATTCAGAAGAATATTTCTGCCATTTATAAAGGAAAGAAAAACAAAAAACTTCTACAGCTTATCAATGAAAAAAGTGTTGGTTACTATGCGATGAATGTAAATGGAGCAAAATGCTTTGACATGATGTACAGTCTTCTCCGGAATTCAGGAGAAAATGAGTACAAAAAAGAAATGGAGCTTATTATGGAAACCATGAAAATTGTTCTGGATGAAGAAGCCATTACCAAAATCGCTCCAGGAAACGGAATTTTTGTTTTGAATGAATTGAAATCCAAAAAAGTAGAATATACTGATTATGAATATGATGCTGATTTCAATGAAAAAGAAGTAAAGAAAACTAAGGAGATCGCTGTTCCGAATTTCACTTTTGCTTTTGCAACGGAGAACGAAGGATATTGGACCCGTATTTTTGATTTACTGACAACCAATAAGAAACTGTCTAAAAGATTTTCTAAAAAAGGAGACTTATACACTTTTAAAGAAGATAAAAATGGAGGATATATTGACCAGCTGTTCTTTACTGTAAAAGATGGAATTGTCTATCTGATGAGCTCTGCAGACAATATTTTACCAGTTAACCAATCTGATATTTCCAGAAAATGGGCGAAAGATTCTGCTAAATATCCTTTATCCGGAAGATTGGATATCCAAAAACTTTTAACCGGTTTAGATAAAGAATTCAAAAGTCCTAAAGAAAGAAAAGCATTGGATGCGATCAGAAAAAGTGTAGGAGAATTGTATTATAAAACTGAAGTTAAAGGAGAAAGTATCCAGACAGAAATGAATTATAATATCAAAGGTTCTTCGGAGAATAGCTTAATGTATTTCTTTGATGTGTTCGATCAGGTTTTTAAAACAAAAGAAACAGAAAAGAAACCACAAATCTTATAGATGAAAAAAAAGAAGATTATTGTCCCGTTGCTTTTGTTGCTTGCTGTTGCTGTGTATTTTGTAGGTTTCTATAAAGACAAAAACCTTAAATATATTCCTGAAAATGCAGATGCAGTTGTTTTAATTGATACTAAGAAATTAACGGGACAATACCTCTTCAATTTTGTAACACACCCTTCCAGTTGGTCTGGAAGTAGTACCAATGAAAAAAAATCTGGTTCACTGAGAGGTTTAGGGATTAGAATTCCGGATTTTTTGCAGATTTTTCATGTTAAAGATACCAAATTCTCCGAGTGGTACAGTGTTTTAGAACTTAAAGATCCACAGAGGCTTATTGCCTTTTTAAAAAAGCAAAAGTTTACTGCTAGTGGGAATAATCACTTTCAAAAGGACCAGATTTTCTTAATGATAGAAGGCAGCCATTGCATTGTAGGAACTTCTGATTTTGCTTTTGAAACAATTAAAAAGGAGCTTCTTCAATCTCCCTCAAAGCCAGTTTGGGAAGCAGATCAGTTTATTCAAAATACATTGGGGAGTATTTCTGTCATTTCAGGACAGAAAATTCAAAACTTTTCTATCGAATTACATGATGATGAAATTGAAATAAGAAATAATTCAACCCCTGAAGCTTTTAACTCCATCGCTTCAAAACTTGAGAAAAGAAATCAGTTTGTGGAACTTGAATTGGACAAAGAGAACCTCAGAAATTTCAGCCTTTTTTTCAATAAGAGTATCGTAGATTCCTCGCAGGCAACTTCTTTAAAGGCTACTGCAAATCTTGAACAGGTCAATGATACCATTATCAGTTATGAATATGATGATAATTTTAATGAGGTTGAAAAAAAGAGCTTCCAGAAGATTACACAACCTAATTATATCATTGATATTCAAAGTAAAGATCCTGGGAAAACATGGGGGTATTTCCAATCTAAAAAGTGGATTAATGGAGAAAGCCAATTCACAGCAATTCCTTTTCAGCCCAATGAGATCACCCGAAATAATAATGGGGTTATCATAAAATCGACCAGAAAACCTGTAATAGTATCCCCTCAATTAAAAGAAAATTACATCCTGATCAGAAACAATGCTTTGTTATATTCATCTTTGAAAGCACTGAGCAACACGGAGAAAAGTATTATTTCTGACATCGATTATGTGCTGTATGGAAATAGATCACAGAATTATTGGGTGAAAATAAAAGCGAAGAAAGGAGATTTACCCTTAATTTTACGGTGGTAACTGAAAAATATCCATTAATGGCTCCGTCAGAAATTGCTTTGCTCAAAACCTGTACACATTATTTTTTACATTTTGTATTTCCAGTCTTTATAGCACTGGTCTTTTATCCTAAAAACTGGAAGAAGGTATATCTTATTTTATTGGCGACCATGCTGGTAGATCTGGACCACCTTTTTGCCAATCCCATTTTTGATCCGTCACGGGAAAGTATAGGTTTTCACTTTTTACATTCCTATTATGCCATTGCGGTGTATTTTTTGATGTTATTTTTTAGAGGAAATGTCAGAATTATAGGAATTGGATTATTATTTCATATGTTGACGGATTATCAGGACTTTAACTTCTGGCCTCATTAAAATATTATTAATATTTTCTTTTGATATTGAAAATATTATAGATTTTTTGTATTTTGTAGTCACTTTATGAGACCAAAAGAATTTTTACACTACACCTATGTTTTTCCTGTCCTTGCGGTTGTTTACTACTTCTCGGGATTGATGGGAAATGGGGTTGTTTATGATGTTATAGCAGGAATTTTATTAATTGGGAGTGTTTTATCGGCAGTACACCATGCAGAAATGGTTGCCCATAAAGTAGGAGAACCTTTTGGTACCATTATTCTTGCGCTTTGTATTACAATTATTGAAGTAGCATTGATTATCTCACTGATGGTTGCCGGTGGAGATCAGGCGATCACACTGGCCAGAGATACCGTTTTTGCCGCTGTTATGATTATTCTTAACGGTATCTTGGGAATCTGTATATTGGTAGGTGGTGTTAAATATCATGAACAATTCTTCGCCAGAACTTCTGCTACAACATATCTGGTAAGTACCGTCTCAATTCTTATTCTTACTCTTGTCCTTCCAAATTTCACATCAAGTGTCAATGGACCATTCTATAATCAGGCACAGCTTATTTTTGTGTCTATTGCGTGTTTGGTTATCTACGGAGTATTCCTGATGGTACAGACTGTAAGACACAGAAGTTATTTTATCGTTCCTGATGAGCATCCTGAAGAGCATTATATTCCTTCATTACCCAAGACATTGATCAGTTTTGGTTTTCTCGTAGTTTGTTTGGTTATTGTTGTTTTAATGGCAAAAGGACTTTCTGATACTATAGAAGGTATGGTACAGAGTGTAGGGGCTCCAAAATCTTTGGTAGGGGTAATTATTGCGGGTGTGGTACTTCTTCCTGAGGGAGTTGCAGCTATTCGTGCGGCAAGAGCCAATCAGATCCAGTCCAGTTTAAATCTTGCTTTAGGTTCAGCATTGGCAAGTATCGGCTTGACGATTCCTGCAGTTTCTGTAGTATGTATCATGTATGATATCCCATTAGTTCTGGGATTAGATAAAAAAGATATTATTTTGCTCTCTTTATCCGTGTTTATTGTAATGCTTTCATTAAGCCGCGGAAAAACAAATATCCTATACGGAACTGTGTTATTAGTGAATTTGGCAGCATATATCTTTACCGTAATTGTTCCTTAGAGAAAATTATCATCGAACTTCAGAACCAGAATCCAGCTAGAGTCTTCTCGCCAATTCCATTTTAAAAGCCATCAGTTTGGCAATGTTCTCTGATTTGTAGATGGCCATATCAGCATTTTCACCTACGAAATTCTCCTCAATGGTTGTTCTCCATAGCTCAAGCCATTTGTCGAAGTGCTTTTGCTCCATAGCCTGTATTTCATTAATCGGAAAATGTACACCCATAGGGTTTCCTTTGTAGGTCATTTGCCCAAAAAGAATAGACTCCCAAAAAGAATACATTTTTGGAAGGTGTTTATCCCAATCAACTTTAGCAATATCATTGAAGAAGAAACTAATCGTTTCATCCTTTACTACTTTGGCATAAAATGAATTAACCAGGTGTTCAATATCTTCTCTTGATTCAAGCTTTTTCATGTTCCAAATTTACTGTAAATTCAAATTGAATGAGTAAAGGTTTCAATTGATAAAATTCATGAAAACAATATTTTATCTTTGTATCCGGAAACGGGGTGAGATTCATGGTGGGTAATTAAGTTCTTCAATAATAAATGATATAAGATGACAAGAGGATTCAGAAAAAAGATCCGTCAGAAAAACACTGAGAATAGTGGTTTCGGAAGCAATGCCTCAGGAAGATTCATCAATAAAGATGGTCTCCCGAATGTGAAGAGAACAGGGGTGAATGTTTTCAACAGTCTTAGTTGGTATCATACCATGCTGAATCTGTCCTCATTTCGTTTTATTTCGTATCTCGTCGTAGCATATATTGTGATCAACCTCATATTTGCCATGATTTATTACCTGATTGGAGTAGAGCATCTTACCGGAATAGATAAAAGTGATCCATTGAATGAATTTATTGATGTTTTCTTTTTCAGTTCACAGACATTTACTACTGTAGGATATGGAAGAATTGCTCCTGTTGGTTTTTTGGCTAGTTTAGTGGCCACTTTTGAAGCTTTTCTGGGATTGCTTACCTTTGCCATTGCAACGGGACTCTTCTATGGGAGATTTTCAAGACCGAGAGCTTATTTAAGGTTCTCAGATATTGCAGTAATTGCACCTTTTGAAGAAAGTACGGCTCTCATGTTCAGATTAGCACCTTATAAAAATAATGCACTGACAGATGCTGATGTGATTGTGTCTACAGCTATCGAAGTAATTGATAACGAGGTTTCTAAGAGTAATTTTTACAGGTTGGAAACACACTTAAGTAAAATCAATACGCTGGCTCTAAATTGGACGGTTGTGCATAAAATAAATGAAAGTTCACCGTTTTTCGGTTTCTCTGAGGACGATTTTAAAAGTACAGATATCGAGATCATTGTTCAGGTAAGGGCATTTGATGAAGTCTTTTCAAATACCGTGGTTCAGAGATCTTCGTATGTGACGGGTGA is a genomic window of Chryseobacterium nakagawai containing:
- a CDS encoding ion channel — translated: MTRGFRKKIRQKNTENSGFGSNASGRFINKDGLPNVKRTGVNVFNSLSWYHTMLNLSSFRFISYLVVAYIVINLIFAMIYYLIGVEHLTGIDKSDPLNEFIDVFFFSSQTFTTVGYGRIAPVGFLASLVATFEAFLGLLTFAIATGLFYGRFSRPRAYLRFSDIAVIAPFEESTALMFRLAPYKNNALTDADVIVSTAIEVIDNEVSKSNFYRLETHLSKINTLALNWTVVHKINESSPFFGFSEDDFKSTDIEIIVQVRAFDEVFSNTVVQRSSYVTGEIVYGAKFVPMYYPDKKNIATILDLDKINEYQRADLPMQAGNKE
- a CDS encoding DUF6122 family protein, which codes for MAPSEIALLKTCTHYFLHFVFPVFIALVFYPKNWKKVYLILLATMLVDLDHLFANPIFDPSRESIGFHFLHSYYAIAVYFLMLFFRGNVRIIGIGLLFHMLTDYQDFNFWPH
- a CDS encoding calcium:proton antiporter, which codes for MRPKEFLHYTYVFPVLAVVYYFSGLMGNGVVYDVIAGILLIGSVLSAVHHAEMVAHKVGEPFGTIILALCITIIEVALIISLMVAGGDQAITLARDTVFAAVMIILNGILGICILVGGVKYHEQFFARTSATTYLVSTVSILILTLVLPNFTSSVNGPFYNQAQLIFVSIACLVIYGVFLMVQTVRHRSYFIVPDEHPEEHYIPSLPKTLISFGFLVVCLVIVVLMAKGLSDTIEGMVQSVGAPKSLVGVIIAGVVLLPEGVAAIRAARANQIQSSLNLALGSALASIGLTIPAVSVVCIMYDIPLVLGLDKKDIILLSLSVFIVMLSLSRGKTNILYGTVLLVNLAAYIFTVIVP
- a CDS encoding group III truncated hemoglobin, with amino-acid sequence MKKLESREDIEHLVNSFYAKVVKDETISFFFNDIAKVDWDKHLPKMYSFWESILFGQMTYKGNPMGVHFPINEIQAMEQKHFDKWLELWRTTIEENFVGENADMAIYKSENIAKLMAFKMELARRL